The genomic interval TAGACATAAAAAAGTAGGTACCAGAAATAATCAAAATAGAAGTGCGAATACCCACTGGCTTGCCACGAGTTTGCCGCTCGGCACCGATTAACACTCCATTGACCGCACAGCATAATAAGGCGACCCAACTAAACGGCTCAATATTGAGCAGGGAATCTAAGGTTAATGACATAAAGGCTTCCTAAAAAAGAACAAAGAAAATGCGATGAACAAGCGTGAGTTATTCAAGATAGAGATCCAGTGGGGTTTTGCTTGGACGACCACCGATTTCTCGAGTCAGGGTTGGAACAAGATAGCCAGACACTTGCGTGATCAAGCCGTGCATAATTGCTTTGGCTTCTTGGTCGGAAACATAAAAATGTGCCGCGCCTTGAACCTTATCCAACACATGTAAGTAATAGGGCAAAATGCCGGCATCAAACAGTGCTTCGCTAAGATGCACTTGCGCCTCGACGCTATCATTCACTCCTTTCAGCAACACGCTTTGATTCAATAATGTCACACCTATGCGTTTTAACCGATGCAGTTGCGAGGTTAACTCGGCGTTGATCTCATTGGCATGGTTGATGTGCGTGACCAAAATGACTTGCAAGCGCGTTTGTTCTAGCAGCTGGCACAGTTCTGTTGTGATGCGTGCGGGTATCACAACAGGCAAACGCGAGTGAATTCGTAGTCGCTTGATGTGGGGGATGTCAGCAATACGTTCAATTAGCCACTGTAACTCGTCATCTTTGGCCATCAAGGGATCGCCACCGGAAAAGATCACTTCATTCAGCGCGCTATTTTGTGCAATGTAATCGAGGCTTTGTTGCCAAACCGTTTTGCTGCCTTTGTTGTCTTGATAAGGGAAGTGACGGCGGAAACAATAGCGGCAGTTAATCGCGCACCCTCCTTTAACGATCATCAGCGCACGATTTTGGTACTTGTGCAGCAAGCCTGGAATCGCATTGTCTTGCTCTTCCAGTGGATCGACAGAATAGCCAGGGTGGATCTGGTGTTCTTCATTGAGAGGGAGAACTTGGCGCAGAAGTGGATCATTGGGATTGCCTTTTTCCATTCTTTCAACAAAACTCTGCGGGACGCGCTGTGCGAATAATTTGCGTGCCGAGAACCCGTCTTGCCACGGAGTTGGATCGATTTCCAACATTTTGAGCAAGGTTGCAGGATCAGAGATCCCATTCGCTAGCTGTTTGAGCCAGTTTTGCTCAACAGATTCGACTTTTCGGGTTATTATGTGCGGCATTGAATTTAGCTCTAAGAATGTAAGAGGACAAAATGGCTACAGTTAGCACTAATGAATTTAAAGGCGGCCTAAAACTCATGATCGATAGCGAGCCTTGCGTTATCTTGGAAAATGAGTACGTAAAACCGGGTAAAGGCCAAGCGTTCAACCGCGTTAAAATTCGTAAACTTCTTTCTGGTAAAGTGCTAGAGAAAACATTCAAGTCTGGTGACACTTGTGAAGTGGCAGACGTAATGGATATCGACCTAGATTATCTATATTCAGACGGCGAATTCTACCACTTTATGAACAACGAAACGTTCGAGCAAATTGCAGCAGACGCAAAAGCGGTTGGTGAGAGCGTTAAGTGGTTGGTTGAGAACAACACTTGTATGTTGACACTTTGGAACGGTAACCCGATTGCGGTAACACCACCAAACTTTGTTGAGTTAGAAGTGATTGAAACCGATCCGGGTCTAAAGGGTGATACTCAGGGTACAGGTGGTAAGCCTGCAACACTATCAACCGGTGCTGTTGTTCGTGTGCCGTTATTCATCCAAATCGGTGAAGTGATCAAAGTTGATACACGTAGCTCAGAGTACGTGGGTCGCGTGAAGTAATTTCAGCCCGATAGTTTCTAAAAAGGTCGCCTTGGCGGCCTTTTTTATTTCGGACAGAGTTTGTTGTCGACGTGTGGTGAGGCATCTGTCATTTGGCGCTCGTTTATTGATTGTATGCATCGCCAATTTACATTTGCTAACAATAAGGGATTGATTGCATTTCTAAGTCTCAAAAATGAGTCATTTGTTTTGTTAATATCGACTTACTTTATGGAATCAATATCACATTTATAAAACGGATGACGTTATGACGATGAAACCACTCTCTCTACTCGCCATTATTGCGAGTTCACTCAGCCTTTCAGTACAAGCTGAATCCAATACTGCTAATGCATTTTCAGTAAGTTACAATCAACCCGATAGCGGTTTGTGCCAGTTTAGCGAAGATCTTGGAGCAACCACTTTCGATGTGCGCTCAGGCAAGCTTTGGGCTTGTAGTGAAATGGGGTGGGTATATTTTGAATCTGTTAGCCCATTGCAGTGTGATGGTTTGCGCACAGAAGAAGAGTTAGCAAACTACAAAGCATGGAAAAAAGGCAGCTATCGCAGTGGCGCGTTAGTAGTGCACAACGGCCAACTGTACAAAGCAAGAAGTTGGACCAACGGTGAACCGGGCAAGGCAGAAGAGTGGGAATTAGAAGGTATCTATCCTACGGGGCCTTCACGTTGGAGTTCGGTAGAGCAGTACCATTCAGGTAGCCAAGTGGTTTACATGGGGCATGTTTACCAATCCTCTAGCTGGTCAAAAAACACCAATCCAGCGAAAGAAGCGTACAAGTCAGGCTGGAAAAAATGGAAGTACGTTGGTCCATTTGAGTGCCCCAATTCATAAATCAGATGCAGATATACCAGAAGGTCGCCTTGGCGGCCTTTTTTGCGTTTTGTTCAAAACAATAGCTCTGTCCAATATTCGGAAAAAGTTAATTATTTTGGTGAATCTTTCGACTATTCCTTTCTGTCTTAAATTGTTACATTTGTACCTGTTGTTAATGAGGTAGATAACACCTTGGTTTATTTAGTTTTATCTCATAAACAACCATGCAAAGGAGAATAATAATGAACAACTCAAACCTAGGACAAAGTTTGAAAGTGGAAGAAAGACGTCAGTTGCTTCGCCGTGGCATCAAAACGGCGATTATTGGTGTGCCGTTGTTGGCGCTAGGACTCACCATCAATAGCTCGGTGTTAATGACTGATGCGGGCTATAGCTACGTGCACCAGAACAATATTACTGGTGAGTTGGATGTGTTTACCGAGCCTGGTATTCATTTCCGCATGCCGTTTTTATCGAAAATCACCCAGTATGATCAGGTGATCACGGTGTCGTTTGGTAACAATGCAGGTGAGGATTTCTATCAGCGTTTGGACCCGGTGCAAGTGCGATTTGCCGATACGTATATAGGGCAAATTCCAGTGACGTTCCGCTTTAAGTTGAGCACAGATCCGGAAGCGTTAATCAAAATGCACCGTGAGTTTCGCAACAATAGCAACTTGATTGATGCACTGTTGGTGAAAAACGCGCGTAACGTCACCGTGATCACCGCTACCCAGTACACGGGTGAAGAGTTTTTCCAAGGTGGCTTAAACCAGTTTAAATCGAAACTGGGTGATCAACTACGTGAAGGGATTTATCTGACCGAGCGTCGTCAAGTGGAAGTGGAAGAGTTGGATTTGGCTCCGGTTGGCGTTGATCAATCAAATGCGAATCAGCTACAGCGTACTAATCAGCTAGTATGGAAAACCGTACCAGTGTTGGATGGGACCGGTCAGCCGATTCGCCAAGATAATCCACTGCAGCAATATGGTATTCAGGTTACTCAGGTCACCATTGGTGATCCTCAGCCTGAAAAGCAGTTGGATCAATTACTGGCGGATAAAAAGCGTTTAGTGGCTGATCGTATTCGAGCGATTCAAGAGCAGGAAACATCGAAAGCGCAGGCGGAAACGGAACAACTTCGTAAAGAAATTCAGCGTACTCGTGAAGTACAAGACGCTCAGCGTCAAAAAGAGTTGGCGATCATCTCGCAGCAAAAGGATGTTGAAGTG from Vibrio vulnificus NBRC 15645 = ATCC 27562 carries:
- the epmB gene encoding EF-P beta-lysylation protein EpmB, whose translation is MPHIITRKVESVEQNWLKQLANGISDPATLLKMLEIDPTPWQDGFSARKLFAQRVPQSFVERMEKGNPNDPLLRQVLPLNEEHQIHPGYSVDPLEEQDNAIPGLLHKYQNRALMIVKGGCAINCRYCFRRHFPYQDNKGSKTVWQQSLDYIAQNSALNEVIFSGGDPLMAKDDELQWLIERIADIPHIKRLRIHSRLPVVIPARITTELCQLLEQTRLQVILVTHINHANEINAELTSQLHRLKRIGVTLLNQSVLLKGVNDSVEAQVHLSEALFDAGILPYYLHVLDKVQGAAHFYVSDQEAKAIMHGLITQVSGYLVPTLTREIGGRPSKTPLDLYLE
- the efp gene encoding elongation factor P, producing MATVSTNEFKGGLKLMIDSEPCVILENEYVKPGKGQAFNRVKIRKLLSGKVLEKTFKSGDTCEVADVMDIDLDYLYSDGEFYHFMNNETFEQIAADAKAVGESVKWLVENNTCMLTLWNGNPIAVTPPNFVELEVIETDPGLKGDTQGTGGKPATLSTGAVVRVPLFIQIGEVIKVDTRSSEYVGRVK
- a CDS encoding SPFH domain-containing protein; amino-acid sequence: MNNSNLGQSLKVEERRQLLRRGIKTAIIGVPLLALGLTINSSVLMTDAGYSYVHQNNITGELDVFTEPGIHFRMPFLSKITQYDQVITVSFGNNAGEDFYQRLDPVQVRFADTYIGQIPVTFRFKLSTDPEALIKMHREFRNNSNLIDALLVKNARNVTVITATQYTGEEFFQGGLNQFKSKLGDQLREGIYLTERRQVEVEELDLAPVGVDQSNANQLQRTNQLVWKTVPVLDGTGQPIRQDNPLQQYGIQVTQVTIGDPQPEKQLDQLLADKKRLVADRIRAIQEQETSKAQAETEQLRKEIQRTREVQDAQRQKELAIISQQKDVEVARQIAEREIVEVEKTKRLAEVEKEKELAIAEANLAIQKANSLSAEFEAKAILEKGRAEAEVLKAKYAALGANREVYLAELNRDVANSLYNNLQNFQVQMPQNYIGGSDETGLKTNLDVITGFGALGLMDQTKKVVNK